From a single Kitasatospora sp. NBC_00458 genomic region:
- a CDS encoding RNA-binding S4 domain-containing protein has protein sequence MVEDVGSVRVDSWIWSVRLAKTRSAAADACKAGHVRVNGDRAKPAQSLKPGDEVRIRQEGHERVVVVRKLIRKRVGAEVAAECLVDNSPPRPPREQVTVPGLRDRGAGRPTKRDRRDMNQLRGR, from the coding sequence ATGGTCGAAGACGTGGGAAGCGTCCGGGTGGACAGCTGGATCTGGTCGGTGCGGCTCGCGAAGACGCGGTCGGCGGCGGCGGACGCCTGCAAGGCCGGGCACGTCCGGGTCAACGGCGACCGGGCCAAGCCGGCGCAGTCGCTCAAGCCCGGCGACGAGGTGCGGATCCGCCAGGAGGGGCACGAGCGGGTCGTCGTGGTGCGCAAGCTGATCCGCAAGCGGGTCGGCGCGGAGGTCGCGGCGGAGTGCCTGGTGGACAACAGTCCGCCGAGGCCGCCGCGCGAGCAGGTGACCGTACCCGGCCTGCGCGACCGGGGTGCCGGGCGGCCCACCAAGCGGGACCGCCGCGACATGAACCAGCTGCGCGGGCGGTAG
- a CDS encoding VOC family protein encodes MDWKLEVVVVPVSNVDRAKVFYEEQAGFTVDHDTRIRDGVRVVQLTPPGSGCSIVVGTGVTEAPPGSLKGLQLVVPDIDRAHAELVTRGVEVSPVQHFEDGSRVDGRGGEWNSFVFFSDPDGNGWAVQEAPGRR; translated from the coding sequence ATGGACTGGAAGCTCGAAGTGGTGGTGGTCCCGGTCTCGAACGTGGACCGGGCCAAGGTCTTCTACGAGGAACAGGCCGGGTTCACCGTCGACCACGACACCCGGATCCGGGACGGCGTACGGGTGGTCCAGCTGACGCCGCCCGGCTCCGGGTGCTCGATCGTGGTGGGCACCGGGGTGACGGAGGCGCCTCCCGGCTCCTTGAAGGGGCTCCAGCTGGTGGTGCCGGACATCGACCGGGCGCACGCCGAACTGGTCACCCGGGGCGTGGAGGTCAGCCCCGTGCAGCACTTCGAGGACGGGTCCCGGGTGGACGGGCGGGGCGGGGAGTGGAACTCGTTCGTCTTCTTCAGCGACCCGGACGGGAACGGCTGGGCGGTCCAGGAGGCACCCGGCCGTCGGTAG
- a CDS encoding DUF7873 family protein: MSKLNQIIAVEKGVKSKSFQELTQSHQDLQKPALLAGISRTYQPKDEEGEQLPPESTRVQVKAEDVLRTTAATLTRLFDVTATKDWANTAARADVVVDGRTLVADVPVTYLLFLEKQLTDLRTFVRKLPVLDAAESWNHDASTDSWKTEAVRTNRTKKVPRNHVKAEATEKHPAQVEVYYEDVAIGYWTTVKFSGALPARRVNELLERVEKLQQAVQFAREEANGAEVTDHRVGDAVFGYLFG; the protein is encoded by the coding sequence GTGTCCAAGCTGAACCAGATCATCGCCGTCGAAAAGGGCGTCAAGTCCAAGTCGTTCCAGGAGCTGACGCAGTCCCACCAGGACCTGCAGAAGCCCGCGCTGCTGGCCGGCATCTCCCGGACCTACCAGCCCAAGGACGAGGAGGGCGAGCAGCTGCCCCCCGAGTCCACCCGCGTCCAGGTGAAGGCCGAGGACGTCCTGCGGACGACCGCCGCGACCCTGACCCGGCTGTTCGACGTCACCGCCACCAAGGACTGGGCCAACACCGCCGCCCGCGCCGACGTCGTGGTCGACGGACGCACCCTCGTCGCCGACGTCCCGGTCACCTACCTGCTCTTCCTGGAGAAGCAGCTCACCGACCTGCGGACGTTCGTCCGCAAGCTGCCGGTGCTGGACGCCGCCGAGTCCTGGAACCACGACGCCTCCACGGACTCCTGGAAGACCGAGGCGGTGCGCACCAACCGCACCAAGAAGGTCCCGCGCAACCACGTGAAGGCCGAGGCGACCGAGAAGCACCCGGCGCAGGTCGAGGTGTACTACGAGGACGTCGCCATCGGCTACTGGACGACCGTGAAGTTCTCCGGCGCCCTCCCGGCCCGGCGGGTGAACGAACTCCTGGAGCGGGTCGAGAAGCTCCAGCAGGCCGTCCAGTTCGCCCGCGAGGAGGCCAACGGCGCCGAGGTCACCGACCACCGGGTCGGCGACGCCGTGTTCGGCTACCTGTTCGGGTAG
- a CDS encoding polysaccharide deacetylase family protein: protein MTADRRTVLRTTAKLAALTAVGGLFTACGSSGSRRADPGALAVRPGTVDPSGTVDPAWAGTEGSASPAPAGSAGAGGAPAAASAQAEPVAAAPDPGAPSPSAGPVAASAPPVPPVLPPLAPGTPVEVAYGPRTGRNVALTFHGSGDPRLATALLEIAERRGVGLTVLAVGSWLDQQPQMARRILDGGHELGNHTQNHQDISTMTADRARAEIAQCAERLQRLTGSIGRWFRPSAAQYATPVVREQAKAVGYEHVLAFDVDPRDYSDPSAAELQRRVLGSVRGGSVVALHLGHQCTVDALPGILDGLAKAGLTPVTASRLCA, encoded by the coding sequence ATGACTGCCGATCGGCGCACCGTCCTGCGCACCACCGCCAAACTGGCCGCCCTCACCGCCGTCGGCGGGCTGTTCACCGCCTGTGGCAGCAGCGGCTCCCGCCGTGCCGACCCGGGGGCGCTCGCCGTCCGCCCGGGCACGGTCGACCCGTCGGGCACCGTCGACCCGGCCTGGGCGGGGACGGAGGGGTCCGCGTCGCCGGCGCCCGCCGGCTCCGCCGGGGCGGGTGGCGCGCCCGCCGCGGCGTCCGCGCAGGCCGAGCCGGTCGCCGCCGCGCCGGATCCGGGCGCCCCGTCCCCCTCCGCCGGTCCGGTGGCCGCCAGCGCGCCGCCGGTCCCGCCGGTGCTCCCGCCGCTGGCGCCCGGCACCCCCGTCGAGGTGGCGTACGGGCCGCGCACCGGCCGGAACGTCGCCCTGACGTTCCACGGCAGCGGTGACCCGCGGCTGGCCACGGCCCTGCTGGAGATCGCCGAGCGGCGCGGTGTCGGCCTCACGGTGCTGGCCGTCGGCAGCTGGCTCGACCAGCAGCCGCAGATGGCGCGGCGGATCCTGGACGGCGGCCACGAGCTGGGCAACCACACCCAGAACCACCAGGACATCTCCACGATGACCGCCGACCGGGCGCGTGCCGAGATCGCCCAGTGTGCGGAGCGGCTGCAGCGGCTGACCGGCTCGATCGGCCGCTGGTTCCGCCCCTCCGCCGCCCAGTACGCGACCCCGGTGGTGCGCGAGCAGGCGAAGGCCGTCGGGTACGAGCACGTGCTCGCCTTCGACGTGGACCCGCGCGACTACAGCGACCCGAGTGCGGCCGAGCTCCAGCGCCGGGTGCTCGGTTCGGTGCGCGGCGGGTCGGTGGTCGCCCTGCACCTGGGCCACCAGTGCACGGTGGACGCGCTGCCCGGGATCCTCGACGGTCTCGCCAAGGCCGGGCTGACCCCGGTCACCGCCAGCCGCCTCTGCGCCTGA
- a CDS encoding 3-hydroxybutyryl-CoA dehydrogenase: MSDIARVGVIGCGLMGSGIAEVFARAGLEVLVAEATGEALEFGRTRLTNSLDTAVKRGKLTPEERDEALGRLAFTVDLADFADRDLVVEAVAERADVKVRIFQTLDRVIERRDAILASNTSSIPIVKLAAATSRPEQVVGLHFFNPAPVQKLVEVIPTLTTSAATTERAEAFATEVLGKEPIRARDRAGFVVNALLVPYLLSAVRMFESGVATASDIDKGMEAGCAHPMGPLRLCDLIGLDTIVSIAESMYDEYKEPLYAAPPLLSRMVDAGLLGRKSGRGFYDYTATA; encoded by the coding sequence GTGAGTGACATCGCGCGCGTCGGAGTGATCGGCTGCGGCCTGATGGGGTCGGGCATCGCGGAGGTGTTCGCCCGGGCGGGACTGGAGGTCCTGGTCGCGGAGGCCACCGGGGAGGCGCTGGAGTTCGGCCGCACCCGTCTCACCAACTCGCTGGACACCGCCGTCAAGCGGGGCAAGCTCACGCCCGAGGAGCGGGACGAGGCGCTGGGCCGGCTCGCCTTCACCGTGGACCTGGCGGACTTCGCCGACCGCGACCTGGTGGTGGAGGCGGTGGCCGAGCGCGCGGACGTCAAGGTCCGGATCTTCCAGACCCTCGACCGGGTGATCGAGCGCCGGGACGCGATCCTCGCCTCCAACACCTCGTCGATCCCGATCGTGAAGCTGGCCGCCGCCACCTCCCGCCCGGAGCAGGTGGTCGGCCTGCACTTCTTCAACCCGGCGCCGGTGCAGAAGCTGGTCGAGGTGATCCCCACCCTGACCACCTCGGCGGCCACCACCGAGCGGGCCGAGGCGTTCGCCACCGAAGTGCTCGGCAAGGAGCCGATCCGGGCCCGTGACCGGGCCGGGTTCGTGGTCAACGCCCTGCTGGTGCCGTACCTGCTCTCGGCCGTCCGGATGTTCGAGTCGGGTGTGGCCACCGCCTCCGACATCGACAAGGGCATGGAGGCGGGCTGCGCCCACCCGATGGGCCCGCTGCGGCTGTGCGACCTGATCGGCCTGGACACCATCGTCTCGATCGCCGAGTCGATGTACGACGAGTACAAGGAGCCGCTGTACGCCGCTCCCCCGCTGCTGTCCCGGATGGTGGACGCCGGTCTGCTCGGCCGCAAGTCGGGGCGCGGCTTCTACGACTACACCGCCACCGCCTGA
- a CDS encoding SDR family NAD(P)-dependent oxidoreductase has translation MPTGSLRGQVALVTGAGRGIGREIAIGLAAEGMAVGLVGRTHETLTETLKECVRHGARGVAVTADVTRPGSVREAVRVIERDLGPVDLLVNNAGQVDRSEVPLWETDANQWWQVVEVNLRGPYNLLRCVLPGMVRRRSGRVINLNSGFALRPDGAYTAYSTSKGALLKLSDNLADPLAEHQVVVLDISPGAVATDMTAGMPMFRDTKEWGSIPYMVAVTVDAARGRFDGLHGRFIHAGRDDLEALVNRAGEIREADARTLRLRPYGPDDPMG, from the coding sequence ATGCCGACGGGATCGCTCAGAGGGCAGGTCGCCCTGGTCACCGGCGCCGGTCGGGGGATCGGCCGGGAGATCGCCATCGGCCTCGCCGCCGAGGGCATGGCCGTCGGGCTGGTCGGCCGCACCCACGAGACCCTCACCGAGACCCTCAAGGAGTGCGTCCGGCACGGCGCGCGCGGCGTCGCCGTCACGGCCGACGTCACCCGGCCCGGCTCGGTCCGGGAGGCCGTCCGCGTCATCGAGCGGGACCTCGGCCCGGTCGACCTGCTGGTCAACAACGCCGGCCAGGTCGACCGCTCCGAGGTCCCGCTCTGGGAGACCGACGCCAACCAGTGGTGGCAGGTCGTCGAGGTCAACCTGCGCGGCCCCTACAACCTGCTGCGCTGCGTCCTGCCGGGCATGGTCCGGCGCCGCAGCGGCCGCGTGATCAACCTCAACTCCGGCTTCGCCCTGCGCCCCGACGGCGCCTACACCGCGTACTCCACCTCCAAGGGCGCGCTGCTGAAGCTCTCCGACAACCTCGCGGACCCGCTCGCCGAGCACCAGGTCGTCGTCCTCGACATCAGTCCCGGCGCGGTCGCCACCGACATGACCGCCGGGATGCCGATGTTCCGGGACACCAAGGAGTGGGGCTCCATTCCGTACATGGTCGCCGTCACCGTGGACGCCGCCCGCGGCCGCTTCGACGGGCTGCACGGGCGGTTCATCCACGCCGGGCGCGACGACCTGGAGGCCCTGGTCAACCGCGCCGGGGAGATCCGCGAGGCGGACGCCCGCACCCTGCGGCTCCGCCCGTACGGGCCGGACGACCCGATGGGCTGA
- a CDS encoding methyltransferase, with protein MNRLPTPAATTPFATPWGSLDLTRYPEDPRERLRAWDAADEYLLRHLAGETDSAQDGPTDLTGRAVTVLGDRWGALTTALAGHAPVQISDSHLAQRATGANLARAGADPAAVRLLTTRDAPPERIDVLLVRVPKSLALLEDQLHRLAPAVHPGTVVIGTGMVTEIHTSTLRLFERILGPTRTSLAVRKARLILCTPDGSLDPGPNPWPHRYALPADIGPAAGRTAVNHAGTFCADRLDVGTRFLLAHLPTAEPGRRVVDLGCGNGVVGTAAALASPGVELVFVDESHQAVASAEETFRAALGPDARAEFLTADALAAEAVPPGSVDLVLNNPPFHSHQATTDATAWRMFTGARRALRPGGELWVVGNRHLGYHVKLRRLFGNCRIVAGNPKFVVLRAVRR; from the coding sequence ATGAACCGCCTCCCGACGCCCGCCGCCACGACCCCCTTCGCCACCCCCTGGGGCAGCCTCGACCTCACCCGCTACCCGGAGGACCCGCGCGAACGGCTGCGCGCCTGGGACGCCGCCGACGAGTACCTGCTGCGGCACCTGGCCGGCGAGACCGACTCCGCCCAGGACGGGCCCACCGACCTCACCGGCCGCGCGGTGACCGTCCTCGGCGACCGCTGGGGCGCCCTGACCACCGCGCTCGCCGGCCACGCCCCCGTCCAGATCAGCGACTCCCACCTCGCCCAGCGGGCCACCGGCGCCAACCTCGCCCGGGCCGGCGCCGACCCCGCCGCCGTCCGGCTGCTCACCACCCGGGACGCCCCGCCCGAGCGGATCGACGTCCTGCTGGTTCGCGTCCCCAAGAGCCTCGCGCTGCTGGAGGACCAGCTGCACCGCCTCGCCCCGGCGGTCCACCCGGGCACCGTGGTGATCGGCACCGGCATGGTCACCGAGATCCACACCTCCACCCTCCGGCTCTTCGAGCGCATCCTCGGCCCGACCCGGACCTCGCTGGCGGTCCGCAAGGCCCGGCTGATCCTCTGCACCCCGGACGGGTCGCTCGACCCCGGCCCCAACCCCTGGCCGCACCGCTACGCGCTGCCCGCGGACATCGGCCCGGCCGCCGGGCGCACCGCGGTCAACCACGCGGGCACGTTCTGCGCCGACCGCCTCGACGTCGGCACCCGCTTCCTCCTCGCCCACCTCCCGACCGCGGAGCCGGGCCGGCGCGTCGTCGACCTCGGCTGCGGCAACGGCGTGGTGGGCACCGCGGCCGCGCTGGCCTCGCCCGGTGTCGAGCTGGTCTTCGTGGACGAGTCCCACCAGGCGGTGGCCTCGGCGGAGGAGACCTTCCGCGCCGCGCTCGGCCCGGACGCCCGGGCGGAGTTCCTGACCGCGGACGCGCTGGCGGCCGAGGCCGTGCCGCCCGGTTCGGTGGACCTCGTGCTCAACAACCCGCCGTTCCACTCCCACCAGGCCACCACCGACGCGACCGCCTGGCGGATGTTCACCGGCGCCCGCCGTGCCCTGCGGCCGGGCGGTGAGCTCTGGGTGGTCGGCAACCGGCACCTCGGCTACCACGTCAAGCTGCGCCGTCTCTTCGGGAACTGCCGGATCGTGGCGGGGAACCCGAAGTTCGTCGTGCTGCGGGCCGTCCGCCGGTGA
- a CDS encoding HD domain-containing protein → MTAGTPPLPAAAAELPAALAAPPRLVAHLGLVHEVAVPVADRCAGYGVPVDREAVLFGAATHDIGKTVHHEELSAPGSPHERAGHELLLAHGVPERLARFARTHGDWRAPGTTVEDLLVSLADKAWKNSRIRDLEDLLVGRLAAGSGREPWEVFLELDDLLTRIGEDAPRRLAVQASHPVGVPVRRPVGQPGRPGPAVPQPGGPAADGGS, encoded by the coding sequence ATGACCGCCGGAACACCGCCGCTGCCCGCAGCCGCGGCCGAGCTGCCGGCGGCACTCGCCGCCCCGCCCCGGCTGGTCGCCCACCTCGGGCTGGTCCACGAGGTCGCGGTGCCGGTCGCCGACCGGTGCGCCGGGTACGGCGTGCCGGTGGACCGGGAGGCGGTGCTGTTCGGCGCCGCCACCCACGACATCGGCAAGACCGTCCACCACGAGGAGCTCTCCGCCCCCGGCTCGCCGCACGAGCGGGCCGGGCACGAGCTGCTGCTCGCGCACGGCGTCCCCGAGCGGCTCGCCCGTTTCGCCCGCACCCACGGCGACTGGCGTGCGCCCGGCACCACGGTCGAGGACCTGCTGGTCAGCCTCGCCGACAAGGCGTGGAAGAACAGCCGGATCCGCGACCTGGAGGACCTGCTGGTCGGGCGGCTCGCGGCGGGCAGCGGCCGGGAGCCCTGGGAGGTCTTCCTGGAACTGGACGACCTGCTCACCCGGATCGGCGAGGACGCCCCGCGCCGGCTCGCCGTCCAGGCCTCCCACCCCGTCGGAGTGCCCGTCCGCCGGCCCGTCGGGCAGCCGGGGCGCCCGGGGCCCGCCGTCCCGCAGCCCGGCGGGCCCGCTGCCGACGGCGGCTCGTAG
- a CDS encoding chitosanase — protein MRLKHRTAGIALAALLVAAPATVAAAGVGHAAQPAPSAAAAVAVGLDDPHKKDIAMQLVSSAENSSLDWKAQYKYIEDIKDGRGYTAGIIGFCSGTGDMLELVEHYTDVKPGNVLAKYLPALRKVNGTESHAGLGSAFERDWATAAKDTVFQQAQNDERDRVYFNPSVSQAKSDGLRALGQFVYYDAIVMHGPGTSSDSFGGIRKAAMKKAKTPAQGGDEATYLKAFLDARKVVMKQEDAHSDTSRVDTAQLVFLNARNFDLNPPLKWKVYGDSYAINS, from the coding sequence ATGCGCCTCAAGCACCGCACCGCCGGGATCGCCCTCGCCGCCCTCCTGGTCGCCGCCCCGGCCACGGTGGCGGCCGCCGGGGTCGGCCACGCCGCACAGCCCGCGCCCTCGGCCGCGGCCGCCGTCGCCGTCGGCCTGGACGACCCGCACAAGAAGGACATCGCGATGCAGCTGGTGTCCAGTGCCGAGAACTCCTCGCTGGACTGGAAGGCCCAGTACAAGTACATCGAGGACATCAAGGACGGCCGCGGCTACACGGCCGGCATCATCGGCTTCTGTTCCGGCACCGGCGACATGCTCGAACTCGTCGAGCACTACACCGACGTCAAGCCCGGCAACGTCCTCGCCAAGTACCTGCCCGCGCTGCGCAAGGTCAACGGCACCGAGTCGCACGCCGGCCTCGGCTCCGCCTTCGAGCGCGACTGGGCCACCGCCGCCAAGGACACCGTCTTCCAGCAGGCCCAGAACGACGAGCGCGACCGCGTCTACTTCAACCCCTCCGTCAGCCAGGCCAAGTCCGACGGCCTGCGCGCGCTCGGCCAGTTCGTCTACTACGACGCCATCGTCATGCACGGACCCGGCACCAGCTCCGACAGCTTCGGCGGCATCCGCAAGGCCGCCATGAAGAAGGCCAAGACCCCCGCCCAGGGCGGCGACGAGGCCACCTACCTCAAGGCGTTCCTGGACGCCCGGAAGGTCGTCATGAAGCAGGAGGACGCACACTCCGACACCAGCCGCGTCGACACCGCGCAGCTGGTCTTCCTCAACGCCAGGAACTTCGACCTCAACCCGCCGCTGAAGTGGAAGGTCTACGGCGACAGCTACGCCATCAACAGCTGA
- a CDS encoding FBP domain-containing protein: MRPLNETDIRASFVNCSKGEARRLNLPRGLAELPWEHLDFLGWRDQGAPDRGYLVAEHGGDLVGVTLRVPSFRRSLTKTNVCSLCVTAHAGSGVALLTARRAGAAGREGNTVGTYICADLACSLYLRGLKKSALVSRPDESLPLEDQIARTLANLGTFLTQVRTDTLAA; the protein is encoded by the coding sequence ATGCGACCCCTGAACGAGACCGACATCCGCGCGTCCTTCGTCAACTGCTCCAAGGGCGAGGCCCGTCGGCTCAACCTCCCCCGGGGCCTGGCCGAACTCCCCTGGGAACACCTGGACTTCCTCGGCTGGCGGGACCAGGGCGCGCCCGACCGCGGCTACCTGGTGGCCGAGCACGGCGGCGACCTGGTCGGTGTGACGCTACGGGTGCCGTCGTTCCGGCGCAGCCTGACCAAGACCAACGTCTGTTCGCTCTGCGTCACCGCCCACGCGGGCTCCGGCGTCGCACTGCTCACCGCCCGCCGCGCCGGAGCGGCCGGACGGGAGGGGAACACCGTCGGCACGTACATCTGCGCCGATCTGGCCTGCTCGCTCTACCTGCGCGGGCTGAAGAAGTCCGCACTGGTGAGCCGGCCCGACGAGTCGCTCCCGCTGGAGGACCAGATCGCCCGCACGCTGGCGAACCTCGGCACCTTCCTCACCCAGGTCCGGACGGACACCCTCGCCGCCTGA
- a CDS encoding SAM-dependent methyltransferase, producing the protein MTEDTTTGAGIGTDWDWARADDWQPPTELDTGIPHTARMYDYYLGGKDNFEADRKAAEAAIAAYPALPLLARTNREFLGRAVEFAAGRGIRQFLDIGTGIPAVGSTNEVAQRVAPDARVVYVDNDPIVATHARALLAGHPAGHTSVIEGDLREPEAILDHPGLRAAIDLDRPVALMLVAVLHFIRDEDGAERIVSTLRDALAPGSALILSHGSPDFASRESAAEGTRIYRSASAPLVLRPRAAVEPFFGDFGFAGPGLVQLPLWRPESGHIRTSDLPEGWQDVSAYAGVAFKG; encoded by the coding sequence ATGACCGAGGACACGACGACGGGTGCGGGGATCGGCACCGACTGGGACTGGGCGCGCGCCGACGACTGGCAGCCCCCGACCGAGCTCGACACCGGCATCCCGCACACCGCCCGGATGTACGACTACTACCTGGGCGGCAAGGACAACTTCGAAGCCGACCGGAAGGCCGCCGAGGCCGCGATAGCCGCCTACCCGGCACTGCCGCTGCTCGCCCGAACCAACCGCGAATTCCTGGGCCGGGCCGTCGAGTTCGCCGCCGGACGCGGGATCCGGCAGTTCCTCGACATCGGCACCGGCATCCCGGCCGTCGGCTCCACCAACGAGGTCGCCCAGCGGGTCGCCCCGGACGCCCGCGTCGTCTACGTCGACAACGACCCGATCGTCGCCACCCACGCCCGCGCCCTGCTGGCCGGCCACCCGGCCGGCCACACCTCCGTCATCGAGGGGGACCTGCGCGAACCCGAGGCGATCCTCGACCACCCGGGCCTGCGCGCCGCCATCGATCTCGACCGGCCGGTCGCCCTCATGCTGGTCGCCGTCCTGCACTTCATCCGGGACGAGGACGGCGCCGAACGGATCGTCAGCACCCTGCGCGACGCGCTCGCCCCCGGCAGCGCGCTGATCCTCTCCCACGGCAGCCCCGACTTCGCCTCCCGGGAGAGCGCCGCCGAGGGCACCCGGATCTACCGCAGCGCCAGCGCGCCGCTGGTGCTGCGCCCGCGCGCCGCCGTCGAGCCGTTCTTCGGCGACTTCGGGTTCGCCGGCCCCGGCCTGGTCCAACTCCCGCTCTGGCGGCCGGAGTCCGGGCACATCCGGACCTCCGATCTGCCGGAGGGCTGGCAGGACGTCTCCGCCTACGCCGGCGTCGCCTTCAAGGGCTGA